Proteins from a single region of Novosphingobium sp. CECT 9465:
- a CDS encoding XrtA system polysaccharide deacetylase, with translation MTAPSVLNGLSVDVEDWFQVGAFETVIDRKDWDSLDCRVERNCAHILDLFDAAKVKGTFFTLGWVAQRYPAMMRRIADAGHEIASHGWDHARVFTLGREAFAEDIALARKVLEDTTGQQVTGYRAPSFSIDARTPWAHEVLAEQGYAYSSSVAPVVHDHYGWREAPRFAFRPVAGADFIEIPVTTAEVAGRRMAAGGGGFFRLLPYSVSRWAIRQVNLRDQRPAVFYFHPWEIDPDQPRFATAPLKSRLRHYTNLDVMAAKLSRLVHEFRWGRMDDVAAIEATRTPARIAA, from the coding sequence ATGACCGCGCCGTCCGTACTCAACGGGCTTTCCGTCGATGTGGAGGACTGGTTCCAGGTCGGCGCGTTCGAAACCGTGATCGACCGCAAGGACTGGGACAGCCTCGATTGCCGGGTAGAGCGCAATTGCGCGCATATCCTCGATCTGTTCGATGCGGCCAAGGTCAAGGGCACGTTCTTCACGCTCGGCTGGGTGGCGCAGCGTTATCCGGCAATGATGCGTCGTATTGCCGATGCAGGCCACGAAATAGCCAGCCACGGCTGGGATCACGCTCGCGTCTTCACGCTGGGCCGTGAAGCCTTTGCGGAAGACATTGCCCTTGCGCGCAAGGTGCTTGAAGATACCACCGGCCAGCAGGTCACCGGCTACCGCGCGCCCAGTTTCTCGATAGATGCGCGGACACCATGGGCGCATGAAGTGCTGGCGGAACAGGGCTATGCCTATTCATCGTCAGTCGCGCCCGTGGTCCACGATCACTATGGCTGGCGGGAAGCACCACGCTTTGCCTTCCGCCCGGTTGCAGGCGCCGATTTCATCGAAATTCCGGTGACGACAGCCGAAGTCGCCGGGCGACGCATGGCGGCAGGCGGCGGCGGGTTCTTCCGCCTGCTTCCCTATTCGGTCTCGCGCTGGGCGATCCGCCAGGTCAACTTGCGCGACCAGCGCCCCGCCGTGTTCTACTTTCACCCGTGGGAAATCGACCCGGACCAGCCACGTTTCGCAACCGCTCCGCTCAAGTCGCGTCTGCGCCACTACACCAATCTTGATGTCATGGCGGCAAAGCTGTCGCGCCTCGTCCACGAGTTTCGCTGGGGTCGGATGGATGATGTCGCCGCCATCGAGGCGACGCGTACGCCTGCAAGGATCGCGGCATGA
- a CDS encoding XrtA system polysaccharide chain length determinant, with protein MTNIYEEVRIALHGIWHRRWVALAIAWGVCMLGWLVVAMVPNSYESKARIFVQIDDVLADQIGIGGDRKRDIERVRQTLTSSVNLEKVIRATRLGDEVTNDKQMQAAVAGLGKNVTVVSQQDNLFEITGVAGGGGRNDGENAKLAQDVVQKMIDIFREENLAGGRGEMTDTLAFLDQQLSERKKALEAAELKRTEFEARNADMIPGSGSITTKIEAARGEMRDIDSNLLAAQSALASINGQLSGTPQTIAIPGVQGGAKGALAQALSDLGSMRARGLTDSHPDVIAARAQVANLQRSANAEGPGGGTPNPAYSSLISIKADREASLVALQSRKASLQAEIARLSAQQYGEPAIAAEASRIGRDYDVLKEQYDKLLRDRESLRLRGQVETERDAVKFEVIDPPTMPTGPAAPDRPILLMLVLIVGIGAGCGGAFALGQLKSAYSTTGQLERATGLPVIGSISEAITRTTRASRARNLKLFAGGFAGLFVVLFVLLGIEMLKRGMVE; from the coding sequence ATGACCAACATCTATGAAGAAGTGCGGATCGCGCTCCACGGCATCTGGCACCGCCGCTGGGTGGCGCTGGCCATCGCCTGGGGCGTGTGCATGCTCGGCTGGCTGGTGGTGGCGATGGTGCCCAACAGCTATGAATCCAAGGCGCGCATCTTTGTCCAGATCGACGATGTGCTGGCCGATCAGATCGGCATCGGTGGCGATCGCAAACGCGATATCGAACGTGTGCGCCAGACGCTGACCAGCTCGGTGAACCTCGAAAAGGTCATCCGCGCCACCCGTCTGGGTGATGAAGTGACCAACGACAAGCAGATGCAGGCCGCCGTTGCGGGCCTCGGCAAGAACGTCACCGTCGTCAGCCAGCAGGACAACCTGTTCGAGATCACCGGCGTGGCCGGCGGTGGCGGGCGTAATGATGGCGAGAATGCCAAACTGGCGCAGGATGTCGTCCAGAAGATGATCGACATCTTCCGCGAGGAAAACCTTGCGGGCGGTCGCGGCGAGATGACCGACACCCTGGCGTTCCTCGACCAGCAGCTTTCCGAACGCAAGAAAGCGCTCGAAGCTGCCGAACTGAAACGTACCGAATTCGAAGCCAGGAACGCGGACATGATCCCCGGCAGCGGATCGATCACCACCAAGATCGAGGCCGCGCGCGGCGAAATGCGCGATATCGATTCGAACCTGCTTGCCGCGCAAAGCGCGCTGGCATCGATCAATGGCCAGCTTTCGGGCACACCGCAGACCATCGCCATCCCCGGTGTGCAAGGTGGAGCCAAGGGTGCCCTGGCCCAGGCCTTGTCCGATCTCGGTTCGATGCGCGCGCGTGGCCTGACCGACAGTCACCCTGATGTTATCGCGGCAAGGGCGCAAGTCGCCAATCTGCAGCGTTCGGCCAATGCCGAAGGTCCGGGCGGCGGAACGCCCAACCCGGCCTACAGTTCGCTGATCTCGATCAAGGCGGATCGCGAAGCCAGCCTTGTCGCGCTGCAATCGCGCAAGGCTTCGCTTCAGGCAGAGATCGCCCGTCTTTCCGCGCAGCAGTATGGCGAACCGGCCATCGCCGCCGAAGCCTCGCGCATTGGCCGCGATTACGATGTGCTCAAGGAACAGTACGACAAGCTGCTGCGCGACCGCGAATCCCTGCGCCTGCGCGGGCAGGTGGAAACCGAACGCGATGCGGTGAAGTTCGAAGTGATCGATCCGCCAACCATGCCCACCGGCCCGGCTGCACCGGATCGCCCGATCCTGCTCATGCTCGTCCTGATCGTCGGGATCGGCGCAGGCTGTGGCGGTGCCTTCGCGCTCGGCCAGTTGAAGTCGGCCTATTCCACTACCGGCCAGCTTGAACGCGCCACCGGCCTGCCCGTGATCGGCTCGATCTCCGAAGCGATCACCCGCACCACCCGCGCCAGTCGCGCGCGCAACCTCAAATTGTTCGCAGGCGGCTTTGCCGGCCTGTTCGTGGTCCTGTTCGTCCTGCTCGGCATCGAAATGCTGAAGCGCGGCATGGTGGAATGA
- a CDS encoding TIGR03087 family PEP-CTERM/XrtA system glycosyltransferase, producing the protein MSEVLFLAHRIPFPPDRGDKIRSCHILRHIAALAPVHVACFADDEADLAYEPDLAAASHSHCLVRRARQLPVAGIDALLTGRPVSLTAFADKALHQFVSRTLAERPISAIYVFSGQMAQYVPASFAGRVVMDFVDVDSAKFEAYAAQARFPANFLYKREARLLSCYESLTARRASTSLLVTPEETELLRSRLSPGLEPTLQSLCNGIDTEFFDPADMPCAPEMAGEGPQITFTGQMDYPPNVAAVEMFAQRVMPAIRSVFASARFNIVGRAPTPSVRALNDQNGTRVTGAVLDVRPWIAGADLVAAPLTIARGVQNKVLEAMAMARPVLATPAAATGIPARDGFEIVVANGAEALARQTLALLHDPVRAAAIGHSARAFVIRECGWDHVLAPLGGLLGLDDKGQASAAA; encoded by the coding sequence GTGAGCGAGGTCCTGTTCCTTGCTCATCGCATTCCCTTTCCCCCGGATCGTGGCGACAAGATCCGCTCGTGCCACATCCTGCGCCACATCGCCGCCTTGGCCCCGGTCCATGTTGCCTGCTTTGCCGATGATGAAGCCGATCTGGCTTACGAGCCGGACCTTGCAGCCGCCTCGCACAGCCATTGCCTTGTCCGCCGCGCGCGACAGTTGCCGGTCGCAGGCATTGATGCGCTACTAACGGGAAGGCCCGTCAGCCTTACCGCCTTTGCCGACAAGGCGCTGCACCAATTCGTCAGCCGCACCCTTGCCGAACGCCCGATATCGGCCATTTACGTCTTTTCCGGCCAGATGGCGCAATACGTGCCCGCGTCTTTCGCAGGGCGCGTGGTGATGGATTTCGTCGATGTCGATTCGGCCAAGTTCGAAGCCTACGCCGCGCAGGCGCGCTTCCCCGCCAACTTTCTTTACAAGCGTGAAGCCCGCCTGCTCAGTTGCTACGAAAGCCTCACCGCGCGCCGCGCCAGCACCAGCCTGCTGGTGACGCCCGAAGAAACCGAACTGCTCCGCTCAAGGCTCTCGCCGGGTTTGGAGCCGACGCTCCAATCGCTGTGCAACGGCATCGACACCGAATTTTTCGATCCCGCCGACATGCCATGCGCGCCTGAAATGGCAGGTGAGGGGCCGCAGATTACCTTCACCGGCCAGATGGACTATCCGCCCAACGTCGCCGCTGTTGAAATGTTCGCGCAACGGGTCATGCCCGCCATTCGCAGCGTATTTGCCAGCGCCCGCTTCAATATCGTCGGTCGCGCGCCCACACCATCGGTTCGTGCGCTCAATGATCAGAATGGCACCCGTGTCACCGGGGCTGTTCTCGATGTGCGCCCGTGGATCGCCGGGGCAGATCTCGTCGCTGCCCCGCTTACCATTGCGCGCGGTGTCCAGAACAAGGTGCTCGAAGCCATGGCGATGGCCCGCCCGGTCCTCGCCACGCCCGCAGCCGCCACCGGCATCCCTGCGCGCGATGGCTTCGAAATTGTCGTCGCCAACGGTGCTGAGGCACTTGCCCGCCAGACGCTGGCCCTGCTGCACGATCCGGTCCGGGCCGCCGCTATCGGCCATTCGGCCCGCGCTTTCGTGATCCGCGAATGTGGTTGGGACCACGTCCTGGCGCCGCTTGGCGGATTGCTGGGCCTTGACGACAAAGGGCAGGCCAGTGCCGCTGCCTGA
- a CDS encoding XrtA/PEP-CTERM system exopolysaccharide export protein: protein MPLNSRVTRMLASTAILSLALSGCGGVGAGQQLPPASFVALQEGPGEEYVIGPLDELTIFVWRNPELGASVQVRPDGRITTPLITDMPAVGKTPSMLSEDIKLQLSQYIQEPIVSVIVNKFAGTFSQQVRIVGATEKPASIPFRANMTLLDAMIAVGGLSEYAAGNKARLVRFDKQTGNQKEYDVRIGDLLRKGDTKANVLLMPGDVIIIPESTF, encoded by the coding sequence ATGCCGTTGAATTCGCGCGTTACCCGTATGCTCGCCAGCACGGCCATTTTGAGCCTTGCCTTGTCGGGATGCGGTGGCGTGGGCGCAGGGCAGCAATTGCCACCCGCCTCGTTCGTTGCCTTGCAGGAAGGTCCGGGCGAGGAATACGTGATCGGGCCGCTCGATGAACTGACCATCTTCGTGTGGCGCAATCCCGAACTCGGCGCTTCGGTACAGGTCCGCCCCGACGGGCGCATCACCACGCCGCTGATTACAGACATGCCCGCCGTGGGCAAGACGCCCTCGATGCTGTCCGAAGACATCAAGCTCCAGTTGTCGCAGTACATTCAGGAGCCGATCGTCTCGGTCATCGTCAACAAGTTTGCCGGCACGTTCAGCCAGCAGGTCCGCATCGTCGGCGCGACCGAAAAGCCCGCCTCGATCCCGTTTCGCGCCAACATGACCCTGCTCGATGCGATGATCGCGGTCGGCGGTCTGTCGGAATATGCGGCGGGCAACAAGGCGCGGCTGGTGCGGTTCGACAAGCAGACCGGCAACCAGAAGGAATACGACGTGCGCATCGGCGATCTGCTGCGCAAGGGCGATACCAAGGCCAATGTCCTGCTCATGCCCGGCGATGTGATCATCATCCCCGAAAGCACGTTCTGA
- a CDS encoding XrtA/PEP-CTERM system-associated ATPase, with translation MYDEFYGLTGRPFQLTPDPRFYFESGTHRKALSYLGYGLAQGEGFIVITGEVGAGKSTLAAHLMASVDRQRLTAAQIVTSALDGEELIHVSARAFGLEVAGHDKATALAQIEAFLHHEAREGRRCLLVVDESQNLSVSALEELRMLSNFQLGAHPLLQILLLGQPEFRTLLQTSPELEQLRQRVIASHHLDAMEPSEIGAYIEHRLACVGWTGNPAFDQRVYADLAKATGGVPRRVNQIVNRLLLMGAVEQRQHIDAAMLQAVLTDLAGDGGLNAPAAVTPVPASEAPVVELPSAQAVVAQPVAAPTLDDAAWRAALAQRDEQIAELQQAIIELADMRPAAAEPVADPEILAQLEEANRRIAALAEAERRIASLETRTVEQEQAIRHTLTMLIEWIEAEDYQRAAA, from the coding sequence ATGTACGATGAATTCTATGGCCTCACCGGCCGCCCGTTCCAGCTGACCCCCGACCCGCGCTTCTATTTTGAAAGCGGAACACATCGCAAGGCGTTGTCCTATCTGGGCTATGGTCTGGCGCAGGGCGAAGGTTTCATCGTCATCACCGGCGAAGTCGGCGCGGGCAAGTCCACGCTGGCGGCGCACCTGATGGCTTCGGTCGATCGCCAGCGGCTGACGGCGGCCCAGATCGTCACATCCGCGCTTGATGGCGAAGAGCTGATCCACGTTTCGGCGCGCGCCTTCGGGCTGGAAGTGGCCGGGCATGACAAGGCCACTGCGCTCGCCCAGATCGAAGCCTTCCTTCACCACGAAGCGCGCGAAGGCCGCCGCTGCCTGCTGGTGGTGGACGAATCGCAGAACCTGTCGGTTTCCGCGCTCGAAGAGCTGCGCATGCTGTCGAACTTCCAGCTTGGTGCGCATCCGCTGTTGCAGATCCTGCTGCTCGGCCAGCCCGAATTCCGCACGCTGCTGCAAACCTCGCCCGAACTCGAACAGCTGCGCCAGCGGGTGATCGCCTCGCATCACCTCGATGCGATGGAGCCTTCGGAAATCGGCGCCTACATCGAACACCGTCTCGCCTGCGTAGGGTGGACGGGCAATCCGGCGTTCGACCAGCGCGTCTATGCCGATCTGGCGAAGGCCACCGGCGGTGTGCCGCGCCGGGTCAACCAGATCGTCAATCGCCTCTTGCTGATGGGCGCGGTCGAACAGCGCCAGCACATCGATGCCGCCATGCTTCAGGCGGTGCTGACCGACCTTGCCGGTGATGGCGGCCTCAACGCCCCGGCTGCGGTCACGCCGGTTCCCGCCAGTGAAGCCCCGGTGGTGGAACTGCCGTCGGCTCAGGCAGTCGTGGCCCAACCTGTCGCCGCGCCGACTCTTGACGATGCCGCCTGGCGCGCCGCGCTGGCCCAGCGCGATGAACAGATCGCCGAACTTCAGCAGGCGATCATCGAACTGGCCGACATGCGTCCCGCTGCGGCAGAACCTGTTGCGGACCCCGAAATCCTCGCGCAGCTTGAAGAGGCCAACCGCCGCATCGCCGCGCTGGCAGAAGCCGAACGCCGCATCGCATCGCTTGAAACCCGCACGGTCGAACAGGAGCAGGCAATCCGCCACACCTTGACCATGCTGATCGAATGGATCGAAGCCGAAGATTATCAGCGCGCCGCTGCCTGA
- the xrtA gene encoding exosortase A, producing the protein MLLALAWIGNIGLFLADWRAMALQWWDSSTYNHILLIPFILGWLIAQRGREVLRTAPQGWWPGLVLFGGAGFFWLLGHFAGLSLATQLGVVLMMQASILTLLGPKASAALLFPLAYMLFLVPAGDELIPTLQTITAAITMILLDWSGVPAHIEGVFITTPAGYFEVAEACSGVKFLIAMIAYGALVANVCFRAWPRRIAFMALSIAMPIIANGIRAWGTIFIAEHRGIEFAAGFDHIFYGWIFFAVVMALVMAIAWRFFDRAIEDRMIDADAINANALFTRVARFGIGQGGALAVMVVLALTFTGWGAWANRLEASVPSQIVLVPVTGWQQVDYTPLTAWQPLHSGADHVLLGRYQDASGHVVDVSFALYAMQGEGREAGGFGQGALPLDSGWAWEKSPPPLAGGHADRLQTAGPVHRLAETFYRSDSLLTGSNTRLKLKNIVDRLLLRKHTTATLILSAEDGVPGRASAEESLRAFLAATGPVDAWMDRMASGR; encoded by the coding sequence ATGCTGCTCGCGCTCGCATGGATCGGCAACATCGGGCTGTTCCTTGCAGATTGGCGGGCGATGGCGCTGCAATGGTGGGATAGTTCGACTTACAACCACATCCTACTGATTCCGTTCATCCTCGGCTGGCTGATCGCGCAAAGAGGTCGCGAAGTCCTGCGCACTGCCCCGCAAGGGTGGTGGCCCGGCCTCGTACTGTTTGGCGGCGCAGGCTTCTTCTGGCTCCTCGGCCACTTTGCCGGCCTCTCGCTTGCCACCCAGCTTGGCGTGGTGCTGATGATGCAGGCCAGCATCCTGACCCTGCTGGGGCCAAAGGCGTCGGCCGCGTTGCTGTTTCCGCTTGCCTACATGCTGTTCCTTGTGCCCGCAGGTGACGAACTGATCCCCACGCTCCAGACCATCACCGCGGCGATTACCATGATCCTGCTAGATTGGTCGGGCGTCCCCGCCCACATCGAAGGCGTGTTCATCACCACCCCCGCAGGCTATTTCGAAGTGGCCGAGGCGTGTTCGGGCGTAAAATTCCTGATCGCGATGATCGCCTACGGTGCGCTTGTCGCCAATGTCTGCTTCCGCGCCTGGCCACGCCGGATCGCGTTCATGGCGCTCAGCATCGCCATGCCGATCATCGCCAATGGCATCCGCGCATGGGGCACGATCTTTATCGCCGAACATCGCGGAATCGAATTTGCGGCAGGCTTCGATCACATTTTCTACGGCTGGATATTCTTCGCCGTGGTCATGGCGCTGGTCATGGCCATCGCCTGGCGCTTCTTCGATCGCGCCATCGAAGATCGCATGATCGATGCCGATGCGATCAATGCCAACGCGCTGTTCACCCGCGTCGCACGGTTCGGCATTGGACAGGGCGGGGCGCTTGCCGTCATGGTCGTCCTCGCGCTGACGTTTACCGGATGGGGCGCATGGGCAAACAGGCTCGAAGCAAGCGTACCCTCGCAGATCGTCCTTGTCCCCGTCACCGGATGGCAACAGGTGGACTATACGCCTTTGACCGCCTGGCAGCCCCTGCACAGCGGCGCTGATCATGTGCTGCTGGGGCGCTATCAGGACGCATCGGGACACGTCGTGGACGTCTCGTTCGCGCTTTATGCAATGCAGGGAGAAGGCCGCGAAGCAGGTGGTTTCGGGCAGGGCGCCTTGCCACTGGACAGTGGGTGGGCGTGGGAAAAATCACCGCCGCCGCTGGCTGGGGGCCATGCTGACCGCTTGCAGACCGCGGGGCCGGTGCATCGCTTGGCTGAAACATTCTATCGTTCAGACTCCCTCCTGACAGGCAGCAATACACGTTTGAAACTGAAGAATATTGTTGATCGGCTGCTTTTGCGGAAGCATACCACTGCCACGCTGATCCTGTCCGCCGAAGACGGTGTACCGGGCCGCGCTTCGGCCGAAGAATCCCTCCGCGCGTTCCTTGCCGCCACCGGCCCGGTCGATGCGTGGATGGACCGTATGGCATCAGGACGCTAG
- a CDS encoding AAA family ATPase, whose translation MTDQTRIPLPPSGPSLIERASGTFDFRTMTRPPIADLPPETVKPPVVKAAPPAAPDAIQPVAVQPVSARSVTAPAPQPAPQPFTGTCHAIDRAHLREQCLIEPESAVTGLLEEFRIVKRQLLRTAAESREGKGAAHGERILVCSAHPGEGKTFCAVNLALSIAAEKDNEVLLVDADFAKPSVLSTLGLPGGPGLMDALADPSLAVEDCIIGTDIAGLYVLPAGNATGSDTEYLASSRTGEVLARLTAHAPNRIVIFDSPPALAASPASVLAHHVGQTVMIVRADVTGEAALRDAVHLLAACDDIKLLLNGTRFSTTGRRFGTYYGYKE comes from the coding sequence ATGACCGACCAGACCAGAATCCCGCTGCCGCCTTCCGGTCCCTCACTGATCGAACGGGCATCGGGCACGTTCGATTTCCGCACGATGACGCGCCCGCCCATCGCGGATCTGCCGCCCGAAACGGTCAAGCCGCCGGTCGTGAAGGCCGCTCCGCCTGCTGCGCCGGACGCCATTCAGCCTGTCGCGGTTCAGCCTGTCTCAGCGCGGTCCGTCACCGCGCCTGCGCCGCAACCCGCTCCACAACCGTTCACCGGCACCTGTCACGCGATCGACCGCGCGCATTTGCGCGAACAGTGTCTGATCGAACCCGAAAGCGCGGTCACCGGCCTGCTTGAAGAATTTCGCATCGTAAAGCGCCAGTTGCTGCGCACGGCGGCGGAATCGCGCGAAGGCAAGGGCGCGGCTCACGGCGAACGCATCCTTGTCTGCTCGGCCCATCCGGGTGAAGGCAAGACCTTCTGCGCGGTCAACCTTGCGCTCTCCATCGCTGCCGAAAAGGACAACGAAGTCCTGCTCGTCGATGCCGATTTCGCCAAGCCCTCGGTCCTGTCCACGCTGGGCCTGCCCGGTGGTCCCGGCCTGATGGACGCGCTGGCCGATCCGTCGCTGGCGGTGGAAGACTGCATCATCGGCACCGACATCGCAGGCCTTTATGTCCTGCCCGCCGGCAACGCGACCGGATCGGACACCGAATACCTCGCCTCGTCGCGCACCGGCGAAGTGCTGGCCCGGCTCACGGCCCACGCCCCCAATCGCATCGTCATCTTCGATTCGCCGCCCGCGCTCGCCGCATCGCCTGCCTCGGTCCTTGCCCACCATGTCGGCCAGACCGTGATGATCGTGCGCGCAGACGTGACCGGCGAGGCTGCCCTGCGCGATGCGGTGCACCTGCTGGCCGCCTGTGACGACATCAAGCTCCTGCTCAACGGCACCCGTTTTTCCACCACGGGCCGCCGCTTCGGCACTTATTACGGATACAAGGAATGA
- a CDS encoding FemAB family XrtA/PEP-CTERM system-associated protein: protein MNAPFVPSRIAVRLADPGDRPAIARFLADHPDTTAFHRFEWLDAVERSTGHATHILLSEQDGAIRSVLPLHEAHSPLFGRALVSTGFAVGGGVVGEPDPALFAAAQELAVRLNCPSLELRGGPLPSGTGWHIKQESHAGFVNPLSPDDDAQLLAIPRKQRAEVRRGLGHDMKVRVGSDADTRAMHYAVYAESVRNLGTPVFPKALFDAVMDGFGDDADILTVLHEGTPLASVLSVYHRGAVMPYWGGGVFAARTMRANDVMYYALMNHARARGCDRFDFGRSKTGTGAYHFKRNWGFVPQPLSYANWTADGAPPRDVNPLSPRYKAKIAAWQKLPLSVANRIGPLIAQGLA, encoded by the coding sequence ATGAACGCCCCGTTCGTACCTTCGCGCATTGCTGTGCGCCTTGCCGATCCCGGTGATCGCCCGGCAATCGCGCGTTTTCTGGCCGATCATCCCGATACCACGGCGTTTCACCGCTTCGAATGGCTTGACGCGGTTGAACGCTCCACCGGCCACGCCACGCACATTCTTCTTTCCGAACAGGATGGCGCGATCCGCAGCGTCCTGCCCCTGCACGAAGCGCACAGCCCGCTATTTGGTCGCGCGCTTGTCTCGACCGGCTTTGCCGTGGGTGGGGGCGTGGTGGGTGAACCCGATCCCGCCCTGTTCGCAGCGGCGCAGGAACTGGCCGTGCGCCTTAATTGCCCCAGCCTTGAACTGCGCGGCGGTCCGCTGCCGTCGGGCACAGGCTGGCATATCAAGCAGGAGAGCCACGCAGGCTTCGTCAATCCGCTCAGCCCCGATGACGATGCCCAACTTCTCGCCATTCCGCGCAAACAGCGCGCCGAAGTGCGTCGCGGCCTCGGCCACGATATGAAAGTGCGTGTTGGCAGCGATGCCGATACGCGCGCGATGCACTATGCGGTCTATGCAGAATCCGTGCGCAATCTGGGTACGCCGGTGTTCCCCAAGGCGCTGTTCGATGCGGTGATGGATGGCTTCGGCGACGATGCCGATATCCTCACTGTCCTGCACGAAGGCACCCCGCTCGCCTCGGTGCTCAGCGTCTATCATCGCGGCGCGGTCATGCCCTATTGGGGCGGCGGCGTGTTCGCGGCCCGCACCATGCGCGCCAACGATGTGATGTATTATGCGCTGATGAATCACGCGCGCGCGCGCGGTTGCGACCGCTTTGATTTCGGACGTTCGAAAACCGGGACCGGTGCCTATCACTTCAAGCGCAACTGGGGCTTTGTGCCCCAGCCGCTGTCCTACGCCAACTGGACGGCGGATGGCGCCCCCCCGCGTGACGTCAACCCGCTCAGCCCGCGCTACAAGGCGAAGATTGCCGCCTGGCAGAAACTGCCGCTTTCGGTCGCCAACCGCATCGGCCCCCTGATCGCGCAGGGTCTTGCGTGA
- a CDS encoding preprotein translocase subunit YajC, with protein MTRPVLLAASVALAALWAPSLHAQSMSYESVDGEGASPEKSGSEKSGSRGGVSLRGAGGGARTTIRPYIEATQNILYEITPGDDVLTYSTIAAGVDVALNGRRTQGAVSVRYERRIAQSDRVADGDTVSGLARVKHDLIPRTLSVEAGGLAARTRVERNGASSLNPLANGDAVSQVYSLYAGPALSTHVGDVALAGSYMLGYTKVQQKDAIQIAPSQTFTDIFDDSIAQSAQVSAGIAPGTVLPVGITATGAFYQEDISNLDQRVRDMRAGVQVTYPVTMDLALVGAVGYEDVSVSARDAVRDANGDPVIGADGRYVTDKSQARKLAYETDGLTWDAGVMWRPSRRTALSAFVGRRYDSTTYYGSFSYNPNERSSLSVSVYDNVSGFGGQVSRALRDLPTDFQVNRDPFNGQISGCAIGSESGGCVNNALSSVSSSVFRARGVNATYARRIGRMQAGIGAGYIRRKFIARQDSVLGAANGVVDESFYVDAGLNGPIDRRSSFGVSAYAAWFQSGASSLGDVNTVGANAAYFRNLTDRLVATAAVGLDAVNRKVIEDEVIASGLVGLRYSF; from the coding sequence ATGACCCGTCCGGTACTCCTCGCCGCAAGCGTGGCGCTCGCCGCCTTGTGGGCGCCGTCGCTCCATGCGCAATCGATGTCCTACGAATCGGTCGATGGCGAAGGCGCATCGCCTGAAAAGTCCGGCTCTGAAAAGTCTGGCAGCCGTGGCGGCGTTTCGCTGCGCGGTGCAGGCGGGGGCGCGCGCACCACGATCCGCCCCTACATCGAAGCCACGCAGAACATTCTTTATGAGATCACCCCCGGCGACGATGTGCTGACGTACAGCACGATTGCTGCAGGCGTGGACGTGGCGCTCAACGGTCGCCGCACACAAGGCGCGGTTTCGGTCCGCTATGAACGCCGCATCGCCCAAAGCGACCGCGTGGCCGATGGCGATACCGTGTCCGGCCTTGCCCGCGTCAAGCACGACCTGATCCCGCGCACGCTTTCGGTCGAGGCAGGCGGTCTTGCCGCGCGCACCCGCGTTGAACGCAATGGCGCATCCTCGCTGAACCCGCTCGCCAATGGCGATGCGGTCAGCCAGGTCTATTCGCTTTATGCAGGCCCTGCACTGTCCACCCACGTCGGCGATGTGGCGCTCGCCGGTTCCTACATGCTCGGCTACACCAAGGTACAGCAGAAGGACGCGATCCAGATCGCGCCAAGCCAGACCTTTACCGACATTTTCGATGATTCCATTGCCCAGTCCGCGCAGGTTTCTGCCGGTATTGCCCCCGGCACGGTCCTTCCGGTGGGCATTACTGCCACCGGCGCGTTCTATCAGGAAGATATCTCCAACCTCGATCAGCGTGTACGCGACATGCGCGCGGGCGTACAGGTTACCTATCCTGTCACCATGGACCTCGCGCTCGTCGGTGCGGTCGGATACGAGGATGTGTCCGTATCTGCCCGCGATGCGGTGCGCGATGCCAATGGCGATCCGGTGATCGGCGCGGATGGACGCTACGTCACCGACAAGTCGCAGGCCCGCAAGCTTGCGTATGAAACCGATGGGCTGACATGGGACGCAGGCGTGATGTGGCGCCCCAGCCGCCGCACCGCGCTCTCGGCCTTCGTCGGTCGCCGCTATGATAGCACGACCTACTACGGCAGCTTCTCGTACAACCCGAACGAGCGCAGTTCGCTGAGCGTTTCGGTCTATGACAACGTCTCCGGTTTTGGCGGGCAGGTCAGCCGCGCGCTGCGCGATCTGCCCACCGATTTCCAGGTCAACCGCGATCCGTTCAACGGCCAGATCAGCGGTTGCGCGATCGGTTCGGAAAGCGGCGGCTGCGTCAACAACGCGCTGTCGTCGGTTTCCTCGTCGGTGTTCCGCGCGCGCGGCGTCAACGCCACATATGCGCGCCGCATCGGACGCATGCAGGCAGGCATCGGCGCGGGCTACATCCGCCGCAAGTTCATCGCGCGGCAGGATTCGGTGCTCGGCGCGGCCAATGGCGTGGTCGATGAAAGCTTCTACGTCGATGCCGGGCTGAACGGCCCGATCGACCGGCGCTCCAGCTTCGGTGTTTCGGCCTACGCCGCCTGGTTCCAGAGCGGCGCGTCCAGTCTTGGCGATGTGAACACGGTGGGCGCCAATGCTGCCTACTTCCGCAACCTCACCGACCGGCTCGTAGCAACCGCAGCGGTCGGTTTGGATGCTGTTAACCGTAAAGTGATTGAAGATGAAGTAATTGCATCGGGCCTTGTCGGCCTGCGCTATTCCTTCTGA